CCAACGCTTCTACTGGAATGAGCCCCCGATGTTTCCGAGATTCACTCACAAGTTGCCTGCTGCACAGAATGGAATAAAGCAGAGGATCAGTTGGGGATTgtctattataagggataatgtaccccctactgtaaatgataaggatattagaagtcactgaggggttgttctgtgaccatataaaggcacaaggctgcaggctgagttatacagggaactctgagtatcactcatgtattataagggataatgtaccccctactgtaaatgataaggatattagaagtcactgaagggttgttctttgaccatataaaggcacaaggcacaaggctgagttatacagggaactctgagtatcactcatgtattataaggaataatgtaccccctactgtaaatgataaggatattagaagtcactgaggggttgttctgtgaccatataaagacacaaggctgcaggctgagttatacagggaactctgagtatcactcatgtattataagggataatgaaccccctactgtaaatgataaggatattagaagtcactgaggagttgtgtGACCCCcaaactaaccccccccccccttacctgGTCATTCTGCATGGATGGGGGTTTCGGTACCATGTCCACCTGTGCAGTTGCTCTGGGGAAGGCTGGAGGCTGCATTTGGAACGGCATTCTGTAAAGGGAGATGGAGAGAGATTAAAACATGAACTGTTGGCCTACGGATTAAATACCAGAAGAACAGTGaaaactgggagttgtagttcagtaggATCTGGAGATGACGGCTCCGCAATACATTTGCCACCATACTCACCGCTGGGGCCGGTACATATTCTGGAAAGGGGGCAGGTTGCCACTTTGCTCCATCATGACAGCCTGAAAGTGTCCTCTGTTGGGATCCAGATTTGGGAAGCCGGGCCGCAGAGCAGCGTGGCCATTAGTGTGACCTTGAGCTGGGGGCCGCGTGGCATGCACAGGTAGCTGGGGGGACGCTTGAGGTGGGTAATGGTGCTGAGATGCATACGGAGGCTGCGGCATCATGTTAGGGTGGGGGCGGAAGTTACCATTCCCCCAAGGCTGCGGCCCTCCATACCCAAAATTCCCACACTGTCTCTTGTGACTGTCCAAGTCCAGGAATTGTTTGGGGCTCTCGggcctgtctgtctgtcctccTTCACTCGTTTGTCCTTCCTGCACTTTGGCTTCCCCTGGCATTGACTTGGGCCCACCCTCCAGGAGAGGGGACATTAGCAAGCTCCTCAGTTCCCCCATTCCCTGCATATTTTGGGGGGCACCTGGGTGGGGATAGGTTCCTCTCTGCGGAGGAGGCTGGGGCCAGCGTGGATATTCCTGAGGGTAATAAGGAGGGCGCTGATTCAGCTGATAGGGAGGATGTGGGTGCCGTTGGTAAGGATACAATGGGTCCTGATGGGGGTATCTGGGATACGACCCTGGTGCAATTTGAGGATTTCCATTACCAAATCTCTGAGATGGAAAATGTGGAGGATATGAGCCTGGAGGCCTAACAGCCCCAGGATTGCGGGGAGGGCCATAACTTTGTTTAATGCCCCCACTGGATAACAACGAGGCCAAATTACTGCCAGTCTCTGCCCCTGGTTGGGGGTGAAACACATCCTTCCGAGGGCCTGTTAAAGGCTCAGTCTTTGGGGTCTTCTCTACCGTTTCCTTAGACTGCCCTACGTCTGCTGTCCCTTCCACCACATTCCTGTTATCCACAGCATCATTTGGGCCCTGGTGGGGTGCTGGGTTGGGCGCAGTAGGAACATCCTGGGTGACATCCGTGGGACCCCATGGCTTTTCCTGGTCTCTCAAGGTGCCACTGGCTGGATTTCCTTGGTTTGGAGGGGGGACTTGGGGCACAGGCGATTGATCAACATCCCCATTCATCTGCAGGGTCTGCGTGGGAGGAGCCTCAGGTTTGGGATCCCCCGGTGACAAAGCTGCAgatgaaacataaataaaatgattaaCAACTCTAATAGGTTATATAAGCTTTGCCAGAATTAGAATACTggactctgattggctgcaagatGAGTTAGCTCTATTGCTCTAATTGGAAGTAGACATGAATAGAGAACGGGTCAGGCACAGGCAATACCTACCTTTATCTCCAGAAGCGGCTGTATGTGTTCTATCCACGGCAGGATAGAATGCCCCATTCATTGTTCCAGGTGCCCCAGGGGGAGGATAGGGTGAGGGCCCTAGAGGTGAGGGGTAGGCAGAGCTTGGAGGGCCAGCAAGGGATGAAAGTTTCTGCATGGCTACCATCTCCGGACTGTCCATCATGGAGTTTCCAGCTGATCCAAATGTATTGCTCCCATTGTACATGGAGTCCGGTGGTCTCACCATGCAAGGGTCCATAGGAGGCGCAAAGTGTTGGGGCCTTGGAGGGCAATTTCCATTCCAAGCAGCAGGCAGCTGCCCAATTTTAAATGGGACAGAGACAGTTCCTTGAGGGGTGACCCTACCCTCTGGGAGACCAGGTCTCATCTGAGGCATGTACCCCATGGGGTATTGTGCTTGGGGGTACAGGCGCCCGCCTTCCTGTGAGGGGGTACTCATTCTGGCAGAGTTGGGTGGGATGTGGGTACGCCGGGAATGTCTGAAATTGGCTGGGTTACTGTCCGATGCTTCAGGAACATCAGGGGAGGCCTGCAATGAGACAACACCAGGGATGGTAAGGGGGGTGTCTTTACCTGAGCTCTccaaccatataaaaacaagccTGTATAGTGAAGGGGAGGCTCATGCTTTACCTGAGTTCTGTAGCTTTGGGTTTGCTGTACAGGATCTCCAAGTTGCGGTTCTGGAAATCTAAGTGCTCCGTGACTGAGACCAGGCTCCGAACTCCTCAGAGGCGCATGCATCCCTGGGGCCGACGACTGTTCATATAGAGAAATAGAAAtgagggttttttgttttttttattgatgtcaGTTAAaaggcaagtaaagtctaaaatagaagaaggc
Above is a genomic segment from Xenopus laevis strain J_2021 chromosome 3L, Xenopus_laevis_v10.1, whole genome shotgun sequence containing:
- the LOC108704345 gene encoding cat eye syndrome critical region protein 2 isoform X1 — its product is MEEGKPNPLRGTTFHQLELRPRLEILHRLCDYRLDADDVFDLLKGLDGDSLRVDPLGEDSSGNLYWYFYGTRLYKEEPSGEKRQRLLEQAAKIQDKPVRKRGRPPKKKKPSEEPLVSEKTDTKPRVLAEISEEKKDCAPGEGSWSLLCQTEQEWREVTDSFRDKVSHNECQLYKLLSEEFLPEICDMISQKETKIQKEQAEIASKQLSEQAGLRDPEQEHNCVGGPEVDEERRLLLAVQRKEQELLLKEERKRTLAERVKSVEERAQRRKLREERAWLLSQGKQLPRELRHLEPRSPLGTDYGTGDLFGFELDDHYTAMYKVLYAVKAHKDSWPFLEPVDESYAPNYYNIITCPMDLSRVEQRLCSGYYLTKEQFVNDMKTIFRNCAKYNGQDSEYTEMAENLERCFKKAMLKHLPEDEGESDGETWIHMEEERPAKRKSLGRRSKAGGWQKSREASGRNRQSSESSRASPSTPRPEESESHYDPPAIASSYPHQLHYGGMPRQSLHPRDMSSAPGMHAPLRSSEPGLSHGALRFPEPQLGDPVQQTQSYRTQASPDVPEASDSNPANFRHSRRTHIPPNSARMSTPSQEGGRLYPQAQYPMGYMPQMRPGLPEGRVTPQGTVSVPFKIGQLPAAWNGNCPPRPQHFAPPMDPCMVRPPDSMYNGSNTFGSAGNSMMDSPEMVAMQKLSSLAGPPSSAYPSPLGPSPYPPPGAPGTMNGAFYPAVDRTHTAASGDKALSPGDPKPEAPPTQTLQMNGDVDQSPVPQVPPPNQGNPASGTLRDQEKPWGPTDVTQDVPTAPNPAPHQGPNDAVDNRNVVEGTADVGQSKETVEKTPKTEPLTGPRKDVFHPQPGAETGSNLASLLSSGGIKQSYGPPRNPGAVRPPGSYPPHFPSQRFGNGNPQIAPGSYPRYPHQDPLYPYQRHPHPPYQLNQRPPYYPQEYPRWPQPPPQRGTYPHPGAPQNMQGMGELRSLLMSPLLEGGPKSMPGEAKVQEGQTSEGGQTDRPESPKQFLDLDSHKRQCGNFGYGGPQPWGNGNFRPHPNMMPQPPYASQHHYPPQASPQLPVHATRPPAQGHTNGHAALRPGFPNLDPNRGHFQAVMMEQSGNLPPFQNMYRPQRMPFQMQPPAFPRATAQVDMVPKPPSMQNDQQATCE
- the LOC108704345 gene encoding cat eye syndrome critical region protein 2 isoform X2; protein product: MEEGKPNPLRGTTFHQLELRPRLEILHRLCDYRLDADDVFDLLKGLDGDSLRVDPLGEDSSGNLYWYFYGTRLYKEEPSGEKRQRLLEQAAKIQDKPVRKRGRPPKKKKPSEEPLVSEKTDTKPRVLAEISEEKKDCAPGEGSWSLLCQTEQEWREVTDSFRDKVSHNECQLYKLLSEEFLPEICDMISQKETKIQKEQAEIASKQLSEQAGLRDPEQEHNCVGGPEVDEERRLLLAVQRKEQELLLKEERKRTLAERVKSVEERAQRRKLREERAWLLSQGKQLPRELRHLEPRSPLGTDYGTGDLFGFELDDHYTAMYKVLYAVKAHKDSWPFLEPVDESYAPNYYNIITCPMDLSRVEQRLCSGYYLTKEQFVNDMKTIFRNCAKYNGQDSEYTEMAENLERCFKKAMLKHLPEDEGESDGETWIHMEEERPAKRKSLGRRSKAGGWQKSREASGRNRQSSESSRASPSTPRPEESESHYDPPAIASSYPHQLHYGGMPRQSLHPRDMSSAPGMHAPLRSSEPGLSHGALRFPEPQLGDPVQQTQSYRTQASPDVPEASDSNPANFRHSRRTHIPPNSARMSTPSQEGGRLYPQAQYPMGYMPQMRPGLPEGRVTPQGTVSVPFKIGQLPAAWNGNCPPRPQHFAPPMDPCMVRPPDSMYNGSNTFGSAGNSMMDSPEMVAMQKLSSLAGPPSSAYPSPLGPSPYPPPGAPGTMNGAFYPAVDRTHTAASGDKALSPGDPKPEAPPTQTLQMNGDVDQSPVPQVPPPNQGNPASGTLRDQEKPWGPTDVTQDVPTAPNPAPHQGPNDAVDNRNVVEGTADVGQSKETVEKTPKTEPLTGPRKDVFHPQPGAETGSNLASLLSSGGIKQSYGPPRNPGAVRPPGSYPPHFPSQRFGNGNPQIAPGSYPRYPHQDPLYPYQRHPHPPYQLNQRPPYYPQEYPRWPQPPPQRGTYPHPGAPQNMQGMGELRSLLMSPLLEGGPKSMPGEAKVQEGQTSEGGQTDRPESPKQFLDLDSHKRQCGNFGYGGPQPWGNGNFRPHPNMMPQPPYASQHHYPPQASPQLPVHATRPPAQGHTNGHAALRPGFPNLDPNRGHFQAVMMEQSGNLPPFQNMYRPQRMPFQMQPPAFPRATAQVDMVPKPPSMQNDQATCE